A portion of the Polaribacter cellanae genome contains these proteins:
- a CDS encoding LacI family DNA-binding transcriptional regulator has product MKQKITIKTIAKELGVSTSTVSKALKDSHEISKDTKDKIQAYANLYNYKPNNLALQLRNQKTKVIGVILPKIVHHFFSTVIMGIEDGANAKGYNIMVCFSNESYKKEVETLKVLSNGSVDGLIISIASETLENKDFNHIKGLVSEEIPLVLFDRVVDEISCDKVVVDDVGAGYKATKYLVENGCKKIALITTPNHVNVGALRRQGYEKALIESYIKTDKNLIVEVDESKDIKPQIEKVFHEDIDAIFAVNEIYAANAMRVAKERGFTVPKDMSVIGFTDGLISEYSSPSITTIAQHGFTMGKQAVELLIERIENEAEIFKPKKIVISSDLKLRESTKTSS; this is encoded by the coding sequence ATGAAGCAAAAAATTACAATTAAAACAATCGCAAAGGAATTAGGAGTTTCTACATCTACAGTTTCTAAAGCGTTAAAAGATAGCCACGAAATTAGCAAGGATACCAAAGATAAGATTCAAGCTTATGCTAATCTTTATAACTATAAACCTAACAATTTAGCGCTTCAACTTCGTAACCAAAAGACGAAGGTAATAGGAGTTATTTTGCCTAAAATTGTACATCATTTTTTCTCTACAGTAATTATGGGTATAGAGGATGGAGCCAATGCAAAAGGCTATAATATTATGGTTTGTTTCTCTAACGAATCTTACAAAAAGGAAGTAGAAACGTTAAAGGTTTTATCGAACGGAAGTGTAGATGGTTTAATTATTTCAATAGCGAGTGAAACGCTTGAAAATAAGGATTTTAATCATATAAAAGGATTGGTTTCTGAAGAGATTCCATTAGTGTTATTTGATCGAGTTGTAGACGAAATATCTTGTGATAAAGTAGTGGTAGATGATGTTGGTGCAGGTTACAAAGCAACAAAATATTTAGTAGAAAATGGATGCAAAAAAATAGCATTAATAACCACACCAAACCACGTAAATGTTGGAGCTTTAAGAAGGCAGGGTTACGAGAAAGCTTTAATTGAATCGTACATTAAAACTGATAAAAACTTAATTGTAGAGGTCGATGAAAGCAAAGACATAAAACCTCAAATAGAAAAAGTCTTTCATGAAGATATTGATGCTATTTTCGCAGTAAACGAAATTTATGCTGCAAATGCAATGAGAGTAGCGAAAGAGAGAGGTTTTACAGTACCAAAAGATATGTCTGTAATTGGTTTTACAGATGGTTTAATATCGGAATATTCTTCGCCATCCATTACTACAATTGCACAACATGGTTTTACGATGGGTAAACAAGCAGTGGAGTTATTAATAGAAAGAATAGAAAATGAAGCAGAAATTTTTAAACCTAAAAAAATTGTGATTTCCAGTGACTTAAAACTACGAGAATCTACGAAAACGTCGTCGTAA
- a CDS encoding MFS transporter translates to MEKRKLSFWQIWNMSFGFLGIQFGFALQGGFMSRIFQTLGAGKEDIPLLWIAAPLTGLLVQPIIGYMSDRTWSVKWGRRRPYFLIGAILSSIALFLVPNSPALWVAAGFLWILDASINISMEPFRALVADKLPESQRSYGFVVQTLIIGIGTWIASNLPWMVSQLGVSNVAESGVVPMSVKVAFAIGAFVFLASILYTVFTTDEYPPENMEEFEREKVKKNNFIPDILNNIGSMPLTMKKLGIIQFFSWFAFFTMWSLANPALTEHVYRSPAPIETDYNMQDLAQKDAFVVANTKFQESSNLVGSSMGIYGLSSMAFALLLTLYTSKRNINRKYVHMFSLIAGGAGFLLMNTASPESLKYCFVLIGISWGSILSMPYAMLSSSVDPKKMGVIMGIFNMFIVIPQIMAALGGINYVSSLIGEEAINAMTVAGVSLIIAGLCNLLITNKKAIRYQEEI, encoded by the coding sequence ATGGAAAAGCGTAAATTAAGCTTCTGGCAAATCTGGAACATGAGTTTTGGGTTTCTAGGAATACAATTTGGATTCGCCCTTCAAGGTGGATTTATGTCAAGAATTTTTCAAACTTTAGGAGCAGGAAAGGAAGATATTCCTTTGCTGTGGATTGCTGCACCTTTAACAGGTTTACTTGTACAACCAATTATTGGTTATATGAGTGATCGAACCTGGAGTGTAAAATGGGGTAGAAGAAGACCTTACTTTTTAATAGGGGCAATTTTAAGTTCTATTGCCTTGTTTTTAGTGCCAAATTCACCTGCTTTATGGGTTGCTGCTGGTTTTTTGTGGATTTTAGATGCTTCCATAAATATTTCTATGGAGCCATTTAGAGCTTTAGTAGCAGATAAATTACCAGAATCTCAACGTTCTTACGGTTTTGTTGTTCAAACATTAATTATAGGAATTGGAACTTGGATTGCCAGTAATTTACCTTGGATGGTTTCTCAATTAGGAGTTAGTAATGTTGCTGAATCTGGAGTTGTACCAATGTCTGTAAAAGTTGCTTTTGCAATTGGAGCTTTTGTTTTTTTAGCAAGTATTCTATACACTGTTTTTACAACGGATGAATATCCACCAGAAAACATGGAAGAATTCGAAAGAGAAAAAGTAAAAAAGAATAATTTTATTCCTGATATTTTAAATAATATTGGAAGTATGCCTTTAACTATGAAAAAGTTAGGAATTATTCAGTTCTTTTCTTGGTTTGCATTTTTTACAATGTGGAGTTTGGCAAATCCTGCTTTGACAGAGCATGTTTATAGATCTCCAGCACCCATTGAAACCGATTATAATATGCAAGATTTGGCACAAAAAGATGCTTTTGTAGTCGCAAACACAAAGTTTCAAGAATCTTCTAACTTGGTGGGGTCATCAATGGGAATTTATGGTTTGTCTTCTATGGCTTTCGCTTTATTATTAACCTTGTATACTTCAAAAAGAAATATCAATAGAAAATATGTTCATATGTTTTCATTAATTGCTGGAGGTGCAGGTTTTTTATTAATGAATACTGCTTCACCAGAATCTCTAAAATACTGTTTTGTATTAATCGGAATTTCTTGGGGAAGTATTCTTTCCATGCCTTATGCAATGTTATCGAGTTCTGTGGATCCTAAGAAAATGGGGGTTATTATGGGTATTTTTAACATGTTTATTGTAATTCCACAAATTATGGCTGCTTTAGGTGGTATTAATTATGTTTCCAGTTTAATTGGAGAAGAAGCAATCAATGCAATGACAGTTGCAGGAGTAAGTTTAATAATTGCTGGTTTGTGTAATTTACTAATTACTAACAAAAAAGCAATTCGTTATCAAGAAGAAATTTAA
- the pgmB gene encoding beta-phosphoglucomutase, with the protein MKKGFIFDLDGVIVDTAKYHYLAWKNLANELGFEFTKEQNELFKGVSRKRCLEILLEIGKVEATQEQFDTWMIEKNVDYLKYIENMDASEILPDVPKILEYLKDRKHPIALGSASKNAQPILEKVGLLSYFDVIVDGNNVTKAKPDPEVFLLAAEQLGVNSSDCVVFEDAVAGVQAANSAKMISIGIGDAKVLFEAKYNFNDFTEIDTNFIQDLINKN; encoded by the coding sequence ATGAAAAAAGGATTTATATTCGATTTGGATGGTGTTATTGTAGACACTGCCAAATATCATTATTTAGCATGGAAAAATTTAGCCAACGAATTAGGTTTCGAATTTACCAAAGAACAAAACGAATTATTCAAAGGTGTTAGTAGAAAACGTTGTTTAGAAATTTTGTTAGAAATTGGTAAAGTTGAAGCAACACAAGAACAATTTGATACTTGGATGATCGAGAAAAACGTTGATTATTTAAAGTACATAGAAAATATGGACGCTTCTGAAATACTACCAGACGTTCCAAAAATATTAGAGTATTTAAAAGATAGAAAACACCCAATTGCATTAGGTTCTGCAAGCAAAAACGCACAACCAATTTTAGAAAAAGTAGGTTTATTATCTTATTTTGATGTAATTGTAGATGGTAACAATGTTACCAAAGCAAAACCAGATCCAGAAGTATTTCTTCTTGCTGCAGAGCAATTAGGAGTAAATTCAAGCGATTGCGTGGTTTTTGAAGACGCTGTTGCAGGCGTACAAGCTGCAAACAGCGCAAAAATGATTAGTATAGGAATTGGAGATGCTAAAGTTTTATTTGAAGCAAAATATAATTTCAACGATTTTACAGAAATCGATACCAATTTTATACAAGATTTAATCAATAAAAATTAA
- a CDS encoding glycoside hydrolase family 65 protein, which yields MNQDYIIPNDWSIIEEGFNPEMVKSSESLFSIGNGAMGQRANFEENYSGTTFQGSYIGGVYYPDKTRVGWWKNGYPEYFAKVLNAPNWIGINVTINDEKLDLHTCKKVSNFKRELNMKEGWLSRTFEAELQNGIKIKVDTKRFLSLELDEVGAINYNVTLLNADAKITYTPYIDAGITNEDTNWDDQFWDILEVVQNEKQSFIQARTMKTHFYTCTFMESRLFINNDEILTFCNNSKTENTASCTYQQEIKKNKTFTIHKFGGYVVDRDYNKNELITAAKDVLDKAVSFGFDALLEMQKQSWTEIWKMSDITIKGDVKAQQGIRFNIFHLNQTYLGTDSTLNIGPKGFTGEKYGGSTYWDTEAYCIPFYMATKDQSVARKLLEYRYNHLEKAIENATKLGFKNGAALYPMVTMNGEECHNEWEITFEEIHRNGAIAFAIFNYHRFTNDYSYIPEKGLEVLIGIARFWHQRATFSTHKDKFMILGVTGPNEYENNINNNWYTNYIAKWCINYALENIELVKTDHISDYIRIKEKVSFTDDELIGWKKVADNMYFPYSEEHNVFLQQDGFLDKKLITVADLDKSQRPINQKWSWDRILRSPYIKQADVLQGFYMFENDFSTEELERHFDFYEPFTVHESSLSPCVHSIQAAKLNRMEQAYTFYLRTSRLDLDDYNHEVEEGLHITSMAGTWMSIVEGFGGMRVLNNTLSFAPKIPKEWQTYSFKVNFRNQIITVNVSQNETVFEIDGNNEINILVNGKLITVSPNNLVTV from the coding sequence ATGAATCAAGATTATATCATACCCAATGATTGGTCCATTATAGAAGAAGGTTTTAATCCAGAAATGGTAAAATCGTCCGAAAGTCTATTCAGTATTGGTAATGGAGCAATGGGTCAAAGAGCTAATTTCGAAGAAAATTACTCGGGTACCACTTTTCAAGGAAGTTATATTGGTGGTGTTTATTACCCAGACAAAACAAGAGTTGGTTGGTGGAAAAATGGTTATCCAGAGTATTTTGCAAAAGTTTTAAATGCACCCAATTGGATAGGAATCAACGTAACTATTAACGACGAAAAATTAGATTTACATACTTGTAAAAAAGTGTCTAATTTTAAGCGAGAACTCAACATGAAAGAAGGTTGGTTGTCTAGAACTTTTGAAGCTGAATTGCAAAACGGAATCAAAATTAAAGTTGATACAAAGCGTTTTTTAAGTTTAGAATTAGATGAGGTTGGTGCAATTAATTACAACGTAACGCTTTTAAATGCAGATGCAAAAATTACCTACACACCCTATATAGATGCAGGAATTACAAATGAAGATACCAATTGGGACGACCAATTTTGGGATATTTTAGAAGTTGTACAAAACGAAAAACAATCTTTTATTCAAGCAAGAACTATGAAAACGCACTTTTACACGTGTACTTTTATGGAATCTCGTTTGTTTATAAATAATGATGAAATTTTAACTTTCTGTAACAATTCTAAAACAGAAAATACTGCCTCTTGCACTTATCAACAAGAAATTAAAAAAAATAAAACATTTACAATCCATAAATTCGGAGGATATGTGGTGGATAGAGATTATAATAAAAACGAATTGATTACTGCAGCAAAAGATGTTTTAGACAAAGCAGTAAGTTTTGGTTTCGACGCTTTATTAGAAATGCAAAAACAATCTTGGACAGAGATTTGGAAAATGTCCGACATTACTATTAAAGGTGATGTAAAAGCACAACAAGGAATTCGTTTTAATATTTTTCACTTAAATCAAACTTATTTAGGAACAGATTCAACTTTAAATATTGGTCCAAAAGGGTTTACAGGAGAAAAATATGGAGGAAGCACATATTGGGACACAGAAGCCTATTGCATTCCATTTTATATGGCAACAAAAGACCAATCTGTCGCACGAAAATTATTAGAATATAGATACAATCATTTAGAAAAAGCGATTGAAAATGCGACAAAACTCGGTTTTAAAAACGGAGCAGCCTTGTATCCAATGGTTACCATGAATGGCGAAGAATGCCATAACGAATGGGAAATTACATTTGAAGAAATTCATAGAAATGGAGCCATTGCATTTGCAATTTTCAATTACCATCGTTTTACAAACGACTATTCTTACATTCCAGAAAAAGGCTTGGAAGTGTTAATAGGAATTGCACGTTTTTGGCATCAAAGAGCAACATTTTCTACCCATAAAGATAAATTCATGATTTTGGGAGTAACAGGTCCAAATGAATATGAAAATAACATCAACAATAATTGGTACACAAATTACATTGCAAAATGGTGTATTAATTATGCTTTGGAAAATATAGAACTTGTAAAAACAGACCATATTTCAGATTATATTAGAATTAAAGAAAAAGTTTCTTTTACAGATGATGAATTAATTGGATGGAAAAAAGTGGCAGACAATATGTATTTTCCATATTCGGAAGAGCACAATGTTTTCTTACAACAAGATGGTTTTTTAGACAAAAAATTAATTACTGTTGCAGATTTAGATAAAAGTCAAAGACCTATTAATCAGAAATGGAGTTGGGACAGAATTTTACGTTCTCCATACATCAAACAGGCAGACGTTTTACAAGGTTTCTATATGTTTGAAAATGATTTTTCTACGGAAGAATTAGAACGTCATTTCGATTTTTACGAACCATTTACAGTCCATGAAAGTTCACTTTCTCCATGTGTACACAGTATTCAAGCTGCAAAGTTAAATAGAATGGAACAAGCGTATACTTTTTACTTAAGAACATCGAGATTAGATTTAGACGATTACAATCACGAAGTAGAAGAAGGGTTACATATTACTTCTATGGCTGGAACTTGGATGAGTATTGTAGAAGGTTTTGGTGGAATGAGAGTGCTAAACAATACACTTTCTTTTGCACCAAAAATACCAAAAGAATGGCAAACCTATTCGTTTAAAGTTAACTTTAGAAACCAGATTATAACTGTAAATGTTTCTCAAAACGAAACTGTTTTTGAAATTGATGGAAATAACGAAATAAACATTTTGGTCAATGGAAAATTAATTACAGTTTCTCCAAATAATTTGGTAACTGTTTAA